From a single Okeanomitos corallinicola TIOX110 genomic region:
- a CDS encoding HetZ-related protein, giving the protein MKANFINLPNSTAAFDSDVSHESSSDQSSDTLMQLLCQEMQAQMKAPNKCVQSVAQRITKEVKRICDKSSRIQTSGEVRSWQITLARHRLQKCLRYYQLGSRQGRVELHSSLGAIVYRHVTIAGSELGFEARYNLIEDFLQAFYIEAIKAFRRENELPEDYTPRTQLQLAEYMAFTEQYAKRRINLPGGANQQLIVLRAQGFARRQPQETTVDIEMAVDSAKTEEAESYQRNLAVQQIRSQMVAKSNFDPSEESERDRVITELMKYLESQGQADCMNYLSLKLQDLSAPEIDQILGLTSRQRDYLQQRFKYHVEKFAKQHHWQLVHQWLGAGLEHKLGLSSQQWDVFWNQLTEQQQQIFNLKTAMENDQAIAKAVQCTPKQLQKRWTQMLELAWAIRNGNVEVKTS; this is encoded by the coding sequence ATGAAAGCTAACTTTATCAATCTGCCAAATTCTACAGCTGCTTTTGATAGTGATGTTTCACATGAAAGTTCATCAGATCAAAGTTCTGATACTTTAATGCAACTGCTTTGTCAGGAAATGCAAGCTCAAATGAAGGCTCCAAATAAGTGTGTGCAATCTGTAGCGCAGCGCATAACTAAAGAAGTCAAAAGGATCTGTGATAAAAGTTCTCGTATCCAGACTTCAGGAGAAGTCAGGTCTTGGCAGATTACTTTAGCAAGACACCGTTTACAAAAATGCTTGCGTTACTATCAATTGGGTTCACGACAAGGACGGGTAGAATTACACAGTAGTTTAGGTGCTATTGTTTATCGTCATGTGACGATTGCCGGTTCTGAGTTGGGTTTTGAAGCTCGTTATAATCTGATTGAGGATTTTCTCCAAGCTTTTTATATCGAAGCAATTAAGGCTTTTCGGCGAGAAAATGAGTTACCGGAAGATTACACTCCACGGACTCAATTACAACTGGCTGAGTATATGGCTTTTACTGAGCAGTATGCTAAACGTCGGATTAATTTACCTGGTGGTGCAAATCAACAGTTGATTGTGTTACGCGCTCAAGGTTTTGCTCGTCGTCAACCCCAGGAAACTACTGTTGATATTGAAATGGCGGTTGATTCTGCTAAGACCGAAGAAGCGGAGTCTTATCAACGCAATTTAGCGGTACAGCAAATTAGGTCACAAATGGTGGCTAAATCGAATTTTGACCCCTCGGAGGAGTCGGAACGCGATCGCGTAATTACGGAGTTGATGAAATATCTTGAGTCTCAAGGTCAAGCTGATTGTATGAATTATTTGTCTTTAAAATTGCAAGACCTTTCTGCACCAGAAATTGACCAAATTTTAGGTTTAACCAGTCGTCAACGGGATTATTTACAACAACGTTTTAAGTATCATGTTGAGAAGTTTGCTAAACAGCATCATTGGCAATTGGTACATCAATGGTTGGGTGCTGGTTTAGAACATAAATTAGGTTTATCTTCTCAGCAGTGGGATGTGTTCTGGAATCAATTAACTGAACAACAACAACAAATCTTTAATTTAAAAACGGCGATGGAAAATGATCAGGCGATCGCTAAGGCTGTACAATGTACACCTAAACAGCTACAAAAACGCTGGACTCAAATGCTTGAATTAGCATGGGCTATCCGCAACGGCAATGTTGAAGTTAAAACCAGCTAA
- a CDS encoding PEP-CTERM sorting domain-containing protein, which produces MTTVNVLKKLSMAAAGAAVVTLGAVGNAQAASINRSDFNADAVNFDFESSAPNSTVATDGNVTVTNGRILSVGSIGSVSGNTYYDGADASVIRFDFLNPVSAFGLDFLANNADITLSIFDNANNLIENLTLDWTTLPRAGGFPNGFIGLNAGSNSIAYATIDTPLNGNELYVDNLVYQYATATAVPEPASLIGILGLGAFGVTSLRKRKTAVKA; this is translated from the coding sequence ATGACTACAGTGAATGTATTGAAAAAATTATCAATGGCTGCCGCAGGTGCAGCGGTAGTTACTCTGGGTGCAGTAGGAAACGCTCAAGCTGCTAGTATTAATCGTTCTGATTTTAATGCTGATGCAGTTAATTTTGATTTTGAAAGCTCTGCACCAAACAGCACAGTTGCTACTGATGGTAATGTAACCGTAACAAATGGTAGAATACTTTCTGTTGGTTCGATTGGTTCAGTCAGTGGAAATACCTATTATGATGGGGCAGACGCATCGGTAATCCGTTTTGATTTTCTTAATCCAGTATCTGCTTTTGGTCTTGATTTTTTAGCCAATAATGCTGACATTACTCTTAGCATCTTTGACAACGCCAATAATTTAATTGAAAACCTTACTCTAGACTGGACAACATTGCCTCGTGCTGGTGGTTTTCCAAATGGTTTCATTGGTTTAAATGCAGGGAGTAATTCAATTGCTTATGCTACCATTGACACACCTCTTAATGGGAATGAATTATACGTTGATAACCTTGTTTATCAATATGCTACTGCTACTGCCGTTCCCGAACCTGCTTCCCTGATTGGTATCTTAGGTTTAGGTGCTTTTGGCGTTACCTCTCTTCGCAAACGCAAAACCGCAGTTAAAGCATAA
- a CDS encoding L-threonylcarbamoyladenylate synthase: MAKIFEIHPDNPQNRRIEDIKLALSSGAIMLYPTDTVYAIGCDLNAKSAVERVRKIKQLANDKPLTFLCPSLSNVSTYAFVSDTAYRIMKRLIPGPYTFLLPATKLVPRLVQNPKRKTTGIRVPDHAVCLALLAALGNPIISTSAHLPAYDLDDEMEEMDSQSILSRVELFDRLDNLVDIIIDTGEEPTPQVSTILDLTDEEPIITRRGLGWEAAAAWV, encoded by the coding sequence ATGGCCAAAATTTTTGAAATTCATCCTGATAACCCACAAAACCGACGTATAGAGGATATAAAGTTGGCGCTTTCTAGTGGCGCTATCATGCTCTACCCTACTGATACAGTCTATGCTATTGGTTGCGACTTAAATGCTAAGTCGGCAGTAGAAAGAGTCAGGAAAATTAAGCAGTTAGCGAATGATAAACCACTAACGTTTTTATGTCCCTCTCTTTCTAATGTGTCTACTTATGCCTTCGTAAGTGATACAGCTTATCGGATTATGAAGCGTTTAATACCAGGTCCCTACACTTTTTTGCTCCCCGCTACTAAGTTAGTACCGCGACTGGTACAAAATCCCAAGCGCAAAACCACAGGAATCAGAGTGCCAGATCATGCGGTATGTTTGGCATTACTGGCAGCTTTGGGTAATCCGATTATCTCGACTTCAGCCCATTTACCAGCCTATGACCTAGACGATGAAATGGAAGAAATGGATTCACAATCTATTTTGTCAAGGGTAGAGCTATTTGACCGTTTGGATAATTTGGTGGACATTATTATAGACACAGGTGAAGAGCCTACTCCTCAAGTGTCTACCATTTTAGACTTAACAGATGAAGAGCCAATCATTACACGGAGGGGTTTAGGTTGGGAAGCAGCCGCCGCATGGGTATAA
- a CDS encoding cytochrome b/b6 domain-containing protein: MSRLEDGVFMRPSLYDFHKSIGALTMAILTWRILVLLRVWWRKYTKRFPKFTREWIKTVTLHTSLYIFMWVVPVTGFLLSNSYKSNNVKVFGILLPDMFPENSDMVEIGRNLHFWLAYTFLAFTILHTIQQKKVVRSLWRRFTKAITPKNNLSSNQ; this comes from the coding sequence ATGTCCAGGTTAGAGGATGGGGTTTTTATGCGTCCTTCTCTTTACGATTTTCATAAATCCATTGGTGCTTTAACAATGGCCATTCTCACTTGGCGAATTTTAGTATTATTGCGGGTTTGGTGGCGCAAATATACAAAAAGATTTCCCAAATTTACCCGCGAATGGATAAAAACTGTCACCCTTCATACCAGTTTATATATCTTTATGTGGGTTGTTCCTGTGACTGGTTTCTTACTTTCCAATTCCTATAAAAGTAATAATGTCAAAGTTTTTGGAATTCTTTTACCTGATATGTTCCCCGAAAATTCAGACATGGTGGAAATTGGTAGAAATTTACATTTTTGGTTAGCATACACATTTTTGGCTTTTACTATTTTACATACGATCCAACAAAAAAAAGTGGTGCGATCGCTCTGGCGCAGATTTACCAAAGCTATCACACCCAAAAATAATTTATCTAGTAACCAATGA
- a CDS encoding CBS domain-containing protein, translating into MLKTVAEVMSSDPILVNPKTPLKEAIQILAEKRISGLPVINDAGKLVGIISETDLMWQETGVTPPAYIMILDSVIYLQNPATYDRDLHKALGQTVGEVMSKNPLTITPDKSVKEAAKMIQEHKVHRLPVLDNTGKVIGILTRGDIIRAMAAE; encoded by the coding sequence ATGCTTAAAACAGTTGCTGAAGTAATGAGTAGCGATCCTATCCTAGTTAATCCTAAAACTCCTTTAAAAGAAGCGATCCAGATTTTGGCAGAAAAAAGGATTAGTGGTTTACCTGTAATTAATGATGCGGGTAAATTGGTAGGTATTATCTCAGAAACAGACTTAATGTGGCAAGAAACAGGAGTTACTCCCCCTGCTTATATTATGATTTTGGATAGTGTAATTTACTTACAAAATCCTGCAACTTATGACCGGGATTTACATAAAGCATTAGGGCAAACTGTAGGGGAAGTGATGAGTAAAAATCCTCTGACTATTACCCCTGATAAATCCGTTAAGGAAGCTGCAAAAATGATCCAAGAACATAAAGTTCATCGTCTCCCAGTGCTTGACAATACAGGTAAAGTAATTGGTATTCTGACTCGTGGTGATATTATTCGTGCAATGGCTGCTGAGTAG
- the larC gene encoding nickel pincer cofactor biosynthesis protein LarC, protein MSKIAYFQCPTGISGDMCLGTLVSLGVPLEYLVEKLNGLGIEQEYQLRVELVQKQTQQATKIHVDLLHHHHHHHGRHLPEIEEMILKANLPSQATAWSIAVFRQLAVAEGAVHGIEPEKVHFHEVGAVDAIVDIVGTCLGLDWLGINTNKEGLPLIYCSPFPTGGGTVRAAHGQMPVPVPAVLKLWEMRSCPVYSNGIDRELVTPTGAAIATTLVRSFGSPPPMTLKRVGLGAGSLDLPIPNILRLWIGESSIHHSHVSTTATNVLHHHHQNLHHLETISVLETQIDDLNPQAIGYVFDTLLAAGAVDVFTQAIGMKKSRPGILLTVICYPEDLSSCEEILFRETTTLGVRRTTQQRSILQREIQQLETPYGQVGIKVAWQGNDTEKFITNVQPEYEDCAALARKNNIPWREIHRLALQSWYNLNLQYQP, encoded by the coding sequence ATGAGTAAAATTGCTTATTTTCAATGTCCTACCGGAATATCAGGTGATATGTGTCTTGGGACTTTGGTAAGTCTGGGTGTTCCCTTAGAGTATCTGGTAGAGAAACTCAATGGTTTGGGAATTGAACAGGAATATCAATTACGAGTAGAACTTGTCCAAAAACAAACTCAGCAAGCCACTAAAATTCACGTTGATTTACTACACCATCACCACCATCACCATGGCCGTCACCTTCCAGAAATTGAGGAGATGATTCTCAAAGCCAATTTACCATCACAAGCAACTGCCTGGAGTATAGCGGTTTTCCGCCAGTTGGCAGTGGCAGAAGGGGCTGTACATGGCATTGAACCGGAAAAAGTTCATTTTCATGAAGTAGGTGCTGTAGACGCAATTGTGGATATTGTGGGGACTTGTTTGGGTTTAGATTGGCTAGGTATAAATACGAATAAAGAAGGTTTACCTTTAATATACTGTTCACCATTTCCTACTGGTGGGGGAACTGTTCGCGCTGCCCATGGGCAAATGCCTGTACCAGTTCCTGCTGTACTCAAGTTATGGGAAATGCGGAGTTGTCCAGTTTATAGCAATGGCATTGATCGGGAACTGGTCACACCGACTGGGGCAGCGATCGCCACTACTTTAGTTCGCAGTTTTGGTTCACCACCACCCATGACTCTCAAACGAGTAGGACTAGGAGCAGGTTCTCTTGACTTACCCATTCCCAATATACTACGGCTCTGGATTGGTGAAAGTTCTATTCATCACAGTCATGTCAGCACTACAGCTACCAATGTTCTTCACCATCATCACCAAAATTTACACCATTTAGAAACCATTTCTGTCTTAGAAACCCAAATTGATGATTTAAACCCCCAAGCTATCGGTTATGTTTTTGATACTTTATTGGCTGCTGGTGCGGTGGATGTTTTTACTCAAGCTATAGGGATGAAAAAATCACGACCGGGAATTTTATTAACTGTAATTTGCTATCCAGAAGATTTATCTAGTTGTGAGGAAATTTTATTCCGTGAAACTACAACTTTGGGTGTTCGTCGCACCACTCAACAACGCAGTATTTTACAACGAGAAATTCAACAATTGGAAACCCCCTATGGTCAAGTAGGGATTAAGGTTGCATGGCAAGGAAATGATACAGAAAAATTTATTACCAACGTACAGCCAGAATATGAAGATTGTGCAGCATTGGCGCGAAAAAATAATATCCCTTGGCGGGAAATTCACCGTTTAGCTCTACAGAGTTGGTACAATCTTAATTTACAATATCAACCATAA
- a CDS encoding SirB1 family protein codes for MNFSSARQYFYQEIQQPDESINLAKAALYISQEEYPDIDPEEYLNALDTMATELEERLPSSRYPLRIIQSINQYLYDELGFTGNKGDYYDPRNSFFNDVIERRTGIPITLALVYMEVGKRIDFPMVGIGMPGHFLIRPDIADIEIFVDAFNGGEVMFPQDCQERLSQIYQQEVTLQPEFLAVVSNKHFLARMLTNLKYIYLQKQDLEKTLSVVERILLLFPGVSLEIRDRGLLYYQLGHFTQAVEDLQGYLSKVPDAEDAHVIQQLLGKLGDNND; via the coding sequence ATGAACTTCTCGTCAGCACGTCAATATTTTTACCAAGAGATTCAACAACCTGACGAGTCTATCAACTTGGCTAAAGCTGCTTTATATATTTCCCAAGAAGAATATCCAGATATTGATCCGGAAGAATACTTAAATGCCCTTGATACAATGGCGACAGAATTAGAAGAACGTTTACCATCTTCCCGTTATCCTCTGCGGATAATTCAAAGTATTAACCAGTATTTATACGACGAATTGGGTTTTACCGGCAATAAAGGCGATTATTATGATCCGCGTAACAGTTTTTTCAATGATGTTATAGAACGCAGAACTGGGATTCCGATTACGTTAGCTTTAGTTTATATGGAGGTAGGAAAACGGATTGATTTCCCGATGGTGGGAATAGGAATGCCAGGACATTTTTTAATTCGTCCAGATATTGCAGATATAGAAATTTTTGTGGATGCTTTCAATGGTGGTGAGGTGATGTTTCCTCAAGACTGTCAGGAAAGGTTATCACAAATTTATCAACAAGAGGTAACTTTACAACCTGAATTTTTAGCAGTTGTCAGTAACAAGCATTTTTTAGCTAGGATGCTGACTAATTTAAAATATATTTATTTACAAAAGCAGGATTTAGAAAAAACTCTATCTGTGGTAGAGCGAATTTTATTGTTGTTTCCTGGTGTGAGTTTAGAAATCAGGGATCGAGGTTTACTGTATTATCAACTTGGTCATTTTACCCAAGCTGTGGAAGATTTACAAGGTTATCTCAGTAAAGTTCCTGATGCTGAGGATGCTCATGTAATTCAGCAATTACTTGGTAAGTTAGGTGACAATAATGATTAG
- the moeB gene encoding molybdopterin-synthase adenylyltransferase MoeB codes for MLNPNLDQIQLTKDDYERYSRHLILPEVGLEGQKRLKAASVLCIGTGGLGSPLLLYLAAAGIGRIGIVDFDVVDTSNLQRQVIHGTSWVGKPKIESAKNRIHEINPHCQVDLYETRLSAENALDIIRPYDVVVDGTDNFPTRYLVNDACVLLDKPNVYGSIFRFEGQATVFNYEGGPNYRDLYPEPPPPGMVPSCAEGGVLGILPGIIGVIQATETVKIIIGQGTTLSGRLMLYNALDMKFRELKLRPNPVRPVIEKLIDYEEFCGIPQAKAAEAKQQMEIAEMTVKELKALLDSGAKDFVLLDVRNPHEYEIAKIPGSVLVPLPEIEDGDGVTKVKELLNGHRLIAHCKMGGRSAKALAILKEAGITGTNVKGGINAWSQEIDSSVPQY; via the coding sequence ATGCTAAATCCCAATCTGGATCAAATCCAGTTGACGAAAGACGACTATGAACGTTACTCCCGCCACTTAATCTTGCCAGAAGTGGGACTAGAGGGACAAAAACGCCTCAAAGCTGCCAGCGTATTGTGTATCGGTACAGGTGGACTAGGTTCACCCCTACTGTTATATCTAGCAGCAGCAGGTATAGGCCGCATTGGTATTGTTGATTTTGACGTAGTTGATACTTCCAACTTACAACGTCAAGTTATTCACGGTACATCCTGGGTAGGTAAACCCAAAATCGAATCAGCTAAAAACCGCATTCACGAAATTAACCCCCATTGTCAGGTTGATTTATACGAAACTCGTCTGAGTGCTGAAAACGCCTTAGATATAATTCGTCCCTATGATGTAGTGGTGGATGGAACAGACAACTTCCCCACAAGGTACTTAGTTAATGATGCTTGCGTACTATTAGACAAACCCAACGTATACGGTTCAATCTTCCGATTTGAAGGACAAGCAACGGTATTTAACTACGAAGGTGGTCCCAACTATCGTGATTTGTATCCCGAACCACCACCACCAGGAATGGTACCTTCCTGTGCAGAAGGTGGTGTCCTGGGGATTTTACCGGGAATTATCGGTGTGATCCAAGCAACAGAAACAGTCAAAATTATTATTGGCCAAGGCACAACCCTGAGCGGACGCTTAATGCTCTACAATGCCTTAGACATGAAATTCCGGGAATTAAAACTGCGTCCTAATCCCGTTCGTCCAGTCATTGAAAAACTCATAGACTACGAAGAATTCTGTGGTATCCCCCAAGCTAAAGCAGCGGAAGCGAAGCAGCAAATGGAAATAGCAGAAATGACAGTCAAGGAATTAAAAGCATTACTAGATAGTGGTGCAAAGGATTTTGTATTGTTGGATGTCCGCAACCCTCACGAATATGAAATTGCCAAAATTCCTGGTTCTGTGTTAGTACCTTTACCAGAGATTGAAGATGGTGATGGTGTCACCAAGGTAAAAGAACTACTCAACGGACACCGTTTAATTGCACATTGTAAAATGGGCGGACGTTCTGCCAAAGCTCTCGCTATCCTCAAAGAAGCGGGTATTACTGGAACTAACGTCAAAGGTGGAATTAATGCTTGGAGTCAGGAAATAGATTCTTCTGTGCCACAGTATTAA
- a CDS encoding lysylphosphatidylglycerol synthase domain-containing protein yields the protein MKKILRWFILGGTLFFVGTALKDNWLEVSSIRIDAAGWSVLAVATGVTLLAHIWAGWMWTWILKELNQSVSPGEFIQVYLKTNVAKYLPGNVWHYYGRILAAKNANVDPGAATLSVLLEPLLMAAAALIMVILFAGQLAFNNTNIWISFIKFISLFLLLAAVHPLVLNPIIKFLTKFKNNRLNNQNSQSENQSIIVLNIARYPLLPLLGELIFLLLRGTGFILTMFALHSFSWSQIPLLLGAFSFAWVLGLVIPGAPGGLGVFEATAIAILQHRFPAALVISSITLYRLISIFAEISGAGLASLDERLFS from the coding sequence ATGAAAAAAATTTTACGCTGGTTTATTCTCGGAGGAACTCTATTTTTTGTAGGTACAGCCTTAAAGGATAATTGGTTAGAAGTAAGTTCTATTCGTATTGATGCCGCAGGATGGTCAGTTTTAGCAGTTGCTACAGGTGTAACCTTATTGGCTCACATTTGGGCTGGCTGGATGTGGACATGGATTTTAAAAGAATTAAATCAGTCTGTATCACCTGGGGAATTTATTCAGGTTTATCTGAAAACAAATGTCGCTAAATATTTACCTGGTAATGTTTGGCATTATTATGGGCGAATTTTAGCAGCTAAAAATGCTAATGTTGATCCTGGTGCTGCGACTTTAAGTGTTTTACTAGAACCCTTACTGATGGCTGCTGCGGCTTTAATTATGGTGATTTTATTTGCTGGTCAATTAGCGTTTAACAATACTAATATCTGGATAAGTTTTATAAAATTTATTAGTTTATTTCTCTTACTTGCTGCTGTACATCCTTTGGTTCTAAATCCTATAATTAAATTTTTAACCAAATTTAAAAATAACAGGTTAAATAATCAAAATTCCCAATCTGAGAATCAGTCTATAATTGTTTTAAATATTGCACGCTACCCTTTACTTCCTTTGTTGGGGGAATTAATTTTTCTGCTGTTACGCGGAACTGGGTTTATACTAACAATGTTTGCTTTACACTCGTTTAGCTGGAGTCAGATACCTTTATTACTGGGTGCTTTTAGTTTTGCTTGGGTACTAGGGTTAGTTATACCAGGCGCTCCTGGTGGTTTGGGGGTATTTGAAGCTACGGCAATCGCTATTTTACAACATCGTTTTCCTGCTGCTTTGGTAATTAGCTCAATCACGCTTTATCGTCTCATTAGCATTTTTGCTGAAATTTCTGGTGCTGGTCTAGCTTCCCTGGATGAACGTCTTTTTAGTTAA
- the nblB gene encoding phycobilisome degradation protein NblB, producing the protein MSVSAESVKELLSSENLGDRLRAVNQIRELEPKTAFELIQIAINDKNSRVRYSAVSQMDTLGGQDLDLSLQVLRELLNDPEADVQAAAADCLGALKLHTAFADLEQLYRRSGEWLVQFSIIATLGALGDPRGFELLKEALSSDNGLVQTAAISSLGELGNLAAVPLLTPYATNPDWQVRYRVAQALGNLGGAEAKSVLETLVNDEVEAVAKEAKRALE; encoded by the coding sequence ATGAGTGTATCTGCTGAATCTGTGAAAGAATTACTGAGTTCTGAGAATTTAGGCGATCGCCTCCGTGCAGTTAATCAAATTCGGGAACTAGAACCAAAAACTGCGTTTGAATTAATACAAATCGCTATTAATGATAAAAATTCCCGTGTCCGTTATTCTGCTGTCAGTCAAATGGACACCCTGGGAGGACAGGATTTAGATTTATCCTTGCAGGTTTTACGGGAACTACTTAATGATCCCGAAGCGGATGTGCAAGCAGCAGCAGCAGACTGTTTAGGGGCGCTGAAATTACACACGGCTTTTGCAGACTTAGAGCAACTTTACCGTAGAAGTGGGGAATGGCTTGTACAATTCAGTATTATTGCTACTTTGGGAGCATTGGGAGATCCACGGGGGTTTGAGTTACTCAAAGAAGCACTAAGTTCTGATAATGGTTTAGTGCAAACTGCTGCTATTAGTTCTCTAGGTGAGTTGGGAAATTTAGCAGCTGTTCCCCTGTTAACACCCTATGCAACTAACCCAGATTGGCAAGTTCGTTATCGAGTAGCTCAAGCTTTAGGTAATTTAGGTGGTGCGGAAGCTAAATCTGTTTTAGAAACTTTGGT
- the recA gene encoding recombinase RecA: MAANTADTGKQKALSMVLNQIERSFGKGAIMRLGDATRMRVETISTGALTLDLALGGGLPKGRVIEIYGPESSGKTTVALHAIAEVQRNGGIAAFVDAEHALDPTYAGALGVDIENLLVSQPDTGEAGLEIVDQLVRSAAVDIVVVDSVAALVPRAEIEGDMGDIHVGLQARLMSQALRKITGNIGKSGCTVIFINQLRQKIGVTYGSPETTTGGNALKFYASVRLDIRRIQTLKKGSDEFGNRVKVKVAKNKVAPPFRIAEFDIIFGKGVSTLGCLVDLAEETGILLRKGAWYSYNGDNISQGRDNAIKYLEENSEFTDKIQAQVLEKLDKGAVVSANSVKQTNEDNEEEEEELEED, from the coding sequence ATGGCAGCCAACACAGCAGATACTGGTAAGCAAAAAGCACTTAGTATGGTACTCAACCAGATTGAGCGCAGCTTTGGTAAAGGAGCGATAATGCGTTTGGGTGATGCCACCCGGATGCGTGTAGAGACAATTTCCACAGGGGCGCTAACATTGGATTTAGCCTTGGGTGGTGGTTTACCCAAAGGAAGAGTAATAGAAATATACGGTCCCGAAAGTTCTGGTAAAACTACAGTAGCGCTTCATGCGATCGCAGAAGTACAAAGAAATGGTGGTATAGCTGCCTTTGTTGACGCAGAACACGCCTTAGACCCAACCTATGCAGGAGCTTTAGGTGTAGATATTGAAAATTTACTTGTTTCCCAACCGGATACAGGCGAAGCAGGGTTAGAAATTGTTGATCAGCTAGTACGTTCTGCCGCAGTTGATATTGTCGTCGTTGACTCCGTAGCTGCCCTAGTACCCCGCGCCGAAATTGAAGGTGATATGGGTGATATTCACGTGGGTTTACAAGCCAGATTGATGAGCCAAGCATTACGTAAAATTACAGGTAATATTGGTAAATCAGGTTGCACAGTTATTTTTATTAACCAATTGCGGCAAAAAATTGGTGTTACTTACGGTAGTCCAGAAACCACAACTGGTGGTAACGCCTTGAAATTTTATGCTTCCGTGCGTTTGGATATTCGTAGAATTCAAACTTTGAAAAAAGGTTCAGATGAATTTGGTAATCGAGTTAAAGTGAAAGTTGCCAAAAATAAAGTTGCACCACCTTTTAGAATTGCCGAATTTGACATCATTTTTGGTAAAGGTGTTTCTACATTAGGTTGCTTAGTTGACTTAGCAGAAGAAACAGGTATCCTGCTCAGAAAAGGGGCTTGGTATAGCTATAACGGTGACAACATTTCCCAAGGTAGAGATAACGCCATTAAATATTTAGAAGAAAACTCAGAATTTACCGATAAAATTCAAGCGCAAGTGTTGGAAAAGCTAGATAAAGGGGCTGTAGTTTCTGCTAACTCTGTCAAACAAACAAACGAAGATAATGAAGAGGAAGAAGAAGAATTAGAAGAAGATTAA